Proteins found in one Deltaproteobacteria bacterium IMCC39524 genomic segment:
- a CDS encoding LysR family transcriptional regulator ArgP produces MIDYKLLEALAMVVQEGGFEKAATLMNLTQSAVSQRVRLLEERAGKILLSRTSPPQPTEAGQKLIKHYLQVRLLEDSLEEGISDSDDSTPVRLSLGINADSLSSWFLPAIGDLLEDGKILIDMHVDDQEQTHKLLRGGVVVGCISDLASPMQGCKVDFLGAMKYRLLARPEFIAKWFPEGLTASAAENAPAVMFTRKDMLHYKILQRVLGEAIKVKAIHYVPSNDQFMKMISSGYAYGMVPDWQSKVLRSKGEVVEVHGRAHDSVKHYWHCWNIDSMPLKTLSKRLVNKAKILLS; encoded by the coding sequence ATGATTGATTACAAACTATTAGAAGCCTTAGCAATGGTTGTTCAGGAAGGTGGCTTTGAAAAAGCAGCGACCTTGATGAACCTGACCCAGTCTGCGGTATCTCAAAGGGTCAGGCTTCTAGAAGAGCGTGCGGGCAAAATTCTTCTCTCTAGAACATCTCCACCCCAGCCTACAGAAGCCGGGCAAAAGCTCATCAAGCACTATTTGCAGGTAAGGTTGCTCGAGGATAGCCTCGAAGAGGGGATAAGTGACTCTGATGATTCCACCCCTGTCAGATTGTCGTTGGGAATTAACGCCGACAGCCTGTCCAGTTGGTTTTTGCCTGCCATAGGAGACCTTTTAGAGGATGGCAAGATTCTGATTGATATGCATGTTGATGATCAGGAACAAACCCACAAATTACTTAGAGGCGGAGTCGTTGTCGGCTGCATTAGTGACTTAGCCTCTCCAATGCAAGGGTGCAAGGTGGATTTTTTAGGGGCGATGAAATATCGCCTCCTGGCTCGTCCGGAATTTATTGCGAAATGGTTCCCGGAGGGGTTGACAGCTTCTGCCGCTGAGAATGCTCCGGCGGTAATGTTTACTCGCAAAGACATGCTTCACTATAAAATCCTACAACGAGTGCTTGGCGAAGCTATTAAAGTTAAAGCGATTCATTACGTTCCTTCAAATGATCAATTCATGAAGATGATTAGTTCAGGTTACGCTTACGGCATGGTTCCTGATTGGCAAAGTAAAGTCTTGCGATCAAAAGGCGAGGTTGTCGAGGTTCATGGAAGAGCGCATGATTCTGTAAAACACTATTGGCATTGCTGGAACATCGATTCCATGCCCTTGAAGACACTATCAAAGCGGCTTGTGAATAAAGCAAAAATCTTGCTCTCCTGA
- a CDS encoding DUF5052 family protein, with amino-acid sequence MKRLLVVCFFAMLMLLVGCESAQQKAYDLKADTIGTHRVVEVYTEAGNKVATIEDESMRFELVGERSVRLWLGDKNEKVMIGNMGFIITDK; translated from the coding sequence ATGAAGAGATTATTGGTAGTTTGCTTTTTTGCTATGCTCATGCTTTTGGTTGGCTGTGAGAGCGCCCAACAGAAGGCCTATGACCTGAAGGCTGACACGATCGGTACGCACCGAGTCGTTGAGGTTTATACCGAAGCGGGAAACAAGGTCGCTACTATTGAAGACGAAAGCATGAGATTTGAACTGGTTGGGGAGCGTTCTGTTCGACTCTGGTTGGGTGACAAGAACGAGAAAGTAATGATTGGTAATATGGGTTTTATAATTACAGACAAGTAA
- a CDS encoding MarC family protein: MLTHAALASFAAALFSMMNPLGNIGVFAGMTAGRTDSENKRTAWACAMAVAITLLIVTWGGPMLFKFFGVTVDSLRSAGGLIVLIIGLHMLFNKSEHKQSDEELEESESQESIAVVPLAIPMVAGPGTMATVLVAAQQNQAVLGKLEVSAVIIFFSVLCGILFSFATPVSRRLGASGMGVVTRVMGLVLAAIAMGMLTEGLKALLPGLAS, from the coding sequence ATGCTTACCCATGCAGCGCTGGCGAGTTTCGCAGCAGCCCTCTTCTCCATGATGAACCCACTAGGCAATATTGGCGTCTTTGCTGGCATGACAGCAGGTCGGACGGATTCTGAAAATAAGCGAACTGCTTGGGCGTGTGCTATGGCCGTCGCGATTACCTTGCTAATTGTGACTTGGGGTGGCCCAATGCTGTTTAAATTCTTTGGTGTCACCGTCGATTCGCTCCGCTCTGCCGGAGGCTTGATTGTACTCATCATTGGCCTGCATATGCTTTTTAATAAATCAGAACACAAGCAATCGGATGAAGAGCTTGAGGAATCCGAATCTCAAGAATCGATTGCGGTCGTGCCACTCGCAATCCCGATGGTTGCCGGACCAGGCACAATGGCAACCGTTCTTGTCGCAGCCCAGCAAAACCAGGCTGTACTAGGTAAACTTGAGGTTTCGGCTGTAATCATATTCTTTTCCGTGTTGTGTGGGATTTTGTTCAGCTTCGCTACGCCTGTTTCGAGGCGATTGGGCGCGTCCGGAATGGGCGTTGTTACGAGAGTCATGGGGCTGGTTCTTGCCGCAATCGCTATGGGGATGTTGACTGAAGGGCTCAAGGCCCTATTGCCAGGACTGGCCAGTTAA
- a CDS encoding anaerobic C4-dicarboxylate transporter gives MWIVELLVVLFFIWLGARMGSIGIGFAGGFGVLVLAFGFGLEPGAIPVDVILIIMGVIAAIAAMQEAGGLDYLVHIAATILKSKPKYITFLAPVVTYWMTIFAGTGHTAFSTLPVIAEVAKREGIRPSRPLSIATVASQIAITASPISAAVVFFSSELEKFGVDYVELLMISIPSSFLAVMIGAVVANFMGKDLKDDPIYQERLAKGQVNIDVEEDNQQEIPTEAKRSVLIFALSIICVVFYATATSDTIGLIKEPILSRNDAIVTFMLAAASLITLLCKVDAKRILNAATFKSGMSACICVLGVAWLGTTFVTAHIEEINIFAGEILESNPWTLAVVLFFASMLLYSQAATTKALMPAAMALGVSPIAAIAAFSAVSALFVLPTYPTLIAAVEFDDTGSTQIGKLVFNHPFLIPGTVTIVAAVILGFVFGGIIL, from the coding sequence ATGTGGATCGTTGAGTTACTGGTCGTGCTGTTTTTTATCTGGCTCGGTGCCCGGATGGGGAGCATCGGTATCGGTTTTGCCGGCGGATTTGGTGTTCTGGTCCTCGCTTTCGGCTTCGGCCTTGAGCCGGGGGCGATCCCGGTGGATGTCATCCTCATCATCATGGGGGTCATCGCTGCGATCGCTGCTATGCAGGAAGCAGGGGGGCTTGATTACCTCGTACACATTGCCGCAACTATTTTGAAAAGCAAACCGAAATATATCACCTTCCTGGCCCCGGTCGTCACTTACTGGATGACTATTTTTGCGGGCACTGGTCACACTGCCTTTTCAACGTTACCGGTCATCGCTGAAGTCGCTAAACGTGAGGGGATCAGACCTTCACGCCCTCTTTCGATTGCCACTGTCGCTTCTCAGATCGCCATTACCGCATCCCCGATATCTGCAGCCGTGGTGTTTTTCTCCAGTGAGTTGGAAAAATTTGGTGTCGACTATGTCGAGTTACTGATGATTTCGATTCCCAGCAGCTTCCTGGCGGTCATGATTGGAGCGGTTGTTGCCAACTTCATGGGTAAGGATCTTAAAGATGACCCCATCTACCAGGAACGTCTGGCGAAAGGACAGGTCAATATAGACGTGGAAGAGGACAATCAACAGGAGATTCCCACGGAAGCAAAAAGGTCGGTGTTGATTTTTGCCCTCAGTATTATCTGCGTGGTTTTTTATGCAACAGCAACCAGTGACACAATCGGCCTGATCAAGGAGCCGATTCTCTCGCGCAACGATGCGATTGTTACCTTTATGCTGGCTGCAGCGTCCCTGATCACTCTCTTGTGCAAGGTCGATGCAAAAAGAATCCTTAATGCCGCAACCTTCAAGTCGGGCATGAGCGCCTGTATCTGTGTCCTCGGGGTCGCCTGGCTCGGCACGACTTTTGTCACGGCCCACATTGAAGAGATCAACATCTTTGCCGGAGAAATACTCGAGTCAAACCCCTGGACATTGGCCGTGGTTCTGTTCTTCGCTTCTATGTTGCTCTATTCTCAGGCAGCTACCACCAAGGCTCTGATGCCGGCAGCCATGGCTCTTGGCGTCTCTCCTATTGCCGCGATAGCAGCCTTTTCTGCCGTTAGTGCCCTCTTCGTGTTGCCGACTTATCCAACTCTCATTGCCGCTGTTGAGTTCGACGATACCGGGTCGACGCAGATCGGTAAACTTGTTTTCAATCACCCGTTTCTGATCCCCGGCACAGTGACTATCGTTGCTGCAGTTATCCTGGGGTTTGTGTTTGGTGGGATTATCCTTTAA
- a CDS encoding hemolysin family protein produces MFLLIIYIVIALGFSFLCSIAEAVLLSVTEPYIALQESQHKPSANLIRRLKADINKPLAAILTLNTIAHTVGAAGAGAQATKIFGSAYLGIASAILTLLILVFSEIIPKTLGAHYWRQLAPPTAYGLKLLVWTLYPFVKLTELLTRSLTEGPTLRGINRKELMALAELSEREGTLATKESVIMQNLLRMHETPAKAATTPRTVVFSIPHNLTVGQYFAEFENKPFSRIPVYINEPENLKGFVLRSDLLLAQARGEMERPVADFLRDIPKIFEQLDISHAFDRFLKERVHIMMVLDEHGGLSGVLTLEDVLETLLGLEIIDEFDDNEDMQLFARNLWKRRAQKLGLKIDDQ; encoded by the coding sequence ATGTTTTTGTTAATCATCTACATCGTCATTGCTTTGGGCTTCTCTTTTCTATGTTCGATAGCCGAAGCAGTGCTGCTTAGCGTCACGGAACCATATATTGCTTTACAGGAGTCACAGCACAAGCCTTCTGCAAATCTCATTCGCCGGCTCAAGGCAGACATCAACAAACCTCTAGCAGCTATTCTAACTCTCAACACCATTGCGCACACTGTGGGTGCAGCGGGAGCTGGCGCACAAGCCACGAAAATCTTTGGTAGCGCGTACCTTGGCATCGCGTCCGCGATCCTGACTTTACTAATTCTCGTGTTTTCAGAGATCATTCCCAAGACTCTAGGAGCACATTATTGGCGTCAGCTTGCGCCACCGACTGCATACGGTCTCAAACTTCTGGTCTGGACGCTTTATCCCTTCGTCAAGCTAACGGAGTTATTAACCCGCAGCCTGACCGAGGGACCAACCTTGCGGGGAATCAATCGTAAGGAGTTGATGGCCTTAGCCGAACTCAGTGAGAGGGAAGGAACTCTCGCCACCAAAGAATCGGTTATTATGCAGAATCTTCTACGCATGCATGAGACCCCGGCTAAAGCGGCCACGACACCGCGGACTGTTGTCTTTTCCATTCCACATAATCTAACGGTCGGCCAATATTTTGCGGAGTTCGAGAACAAACCGTTCTCTCGAATACCTGTCTATATTAATGAGCCTGAGAACCTGAAAGGCTTTGTTTTGCGCAGTGATCTGCTGCTCGCCCAGGCACGTGGTGAAATGGAACGGCCTGTCGCTGATTTTCTAAGGGATATTCCTAAGATATTTGAACAGCTAGACATCTCACACGCCTTTGATCGCTTTCTCAAAGAGCGCGTGCACATTATGATGGTGCTGGATGAACATGGTGGACTCTCCGGTGTTCTGACCCTCGAGGATGTTCTGGAAACTCTTCTTGGCCTGGAGATCATTGATGAGTTCGATGATAACGAGGACATGCAGCTCTTTGCACGTAATCTCTGGAAACGTCGAGCCCAAAAACTAGGACTCAAAATCGACGATCAATGA
- a CDS encoding aspartate ammonia-lyase has translation MILEEQIIKQAAKGTGISEEDLRIFFKEGETQTYQANDWLFQESTPRSWAGIVLDGDVELVRGLHGSSRHIGSLIPGTLISEGAFLGDDAHSTGAFTRHGTTVWQISKEKLDAYREEKPDLFYRIVARVAVGINRRLRSLSDQIYQDDQEAREVGGYRLEHDSLGQREIPDHAYYGVQTQRAMENFAISGVFVSNFEHLVEGLAMTKKAAALANQQLGVLDEGKAQAICSACDELLDGKLREHFTVDMFQGGAGTSTNMNANEVIANRGLEIMGYRKGEYEHLHPNDHVNCSQSTNDAYPTSIKLAVLLSNRELARAMEELRQALELKAEEFSDVLKMGRTENQDAVPMTLGQEFGAYAVMVGSAISAIERAAYEFLAINMGATAIGTGINSPPGYANLVTEKLSEVSGFELRRAENLVEATQNAGTFVQMSATLKRSAVQISKICNDLRWLSSGPRCGLNELNLPPMQPGSSIMPGKVNPVIPELVSQICYQVMGYDAVVSMAAEASELELCMAEPVIAFDLLHGMMILKNACVTLASRCIVGIEANRDICRGYVENSIGLVTALVPVIGYEQSAAIAKEALKTGGSVYSLVLEKGLLSKEQLDEMLRPENMTDPREIPDNKN, from the coding sequence ATGATCCTCGAAGAACAGATCATTAAACAAGCGGCCAAAGGCACGGGCATCAGTGAAGAAGATCTCCGAATCTTTTTTAAAGAAGGTGAAACGCAAACATATCAAGCCAATGACTGGCTCTTTCAAGAGTCGACTCCCAGGTCCTGGGCCGGGATCGTTCTGGATGGCGATGTCGAGTTAGTTCGGGGCCTGCACGGCTCCTCCAGACACATCGGTTCCCTGATTCCAGGAACGCTGATCAGTGAAGGGGCCTTTTTGGGCGACGACGCTCATAGCACAGGAGCCTTTACCCGCCACGGGACAACCGTTTGGCAGATCTCCAAAGAAAAGCTTGATGCTTACCGAGAAGAGAAACCTGACCTCTTCTACCGGATCGTTGCGCGGGTCGCGGTCGGCATCAACAGGCGTTTGCGCAGTCTGTCCGATCAGATCTACCAGGATGACCAGGAGGCCCGTGAGGTAGGAGGTTATCGTCTGGAACACGATTCTCTGGGCCAACGCGAAATTCCAGACCATGCTTACTACGGAGTTCAGACCCAGAGGGCTATGGAGAATTTCGCGATTTCAGGTGTTTTTGTCAGTAATTTTGAGCATCTGGTTGAAGGTCTTGCCATGACGAAGAAGGCTGCGGCACTGGCAAATCAGCAACTGGGAGTTCTCGACGAGGGAAAAGCACAAGCGATCTGCAGTGCATGTGACGAGCTTCTGGACGGCAAATTACGGGAGCATTTCACCGTCGACATGTTTCAGGGCGGAGCCGGGACATCAACCAACATGAACGCCAATGAAGTGATCGCTAATCGCGGTCTCGAGATCATGGGGTATCGCAAGGGAGAATATGAACACTTGCACCCCAATGATCATGTCAACTGTTCCCAGTCAACCAACGACGCTTATCCAACCTCGATCAAACTTGCTGTTCTGCTGTCAAATCGAGAACTGGCCAGGGCGATGGAGGAGCTTCGTCAAGCCCTGGAGTTGAAGGCTGAAGAATTCAGCGATGTTTTGAAGATGGGTCGGACCGAGAATCAGGATGCCGTTCCGATGACCCTCGGCCAGGAGTTCGGTGCTTACGCTGTGATGGTCGGCAGTGCCATTAGCGCCATAGAAAGAGCTGCTTACGAATTTCTCGCCATCAACATGGGGGCAACAGCCATCGGGACCGGAATCAACAGTCCGCCCGGGTACGCCAACCTGGTGACAGAAAAGCTTTCCGAAGTCAGTGGTTTTGAACTACGCCGAGCCGAGAACCTTGTCGAAGCAACCCAGAATGCCGGAACTTTTGTGCAAATGTCGGCGACCCTGAAAAGGAGCGCGGTGCAGATTTCCAAGATTTGCAACGATCTTCGCTGGCTATCATCTGGTCCACGCTGTGGGCTCAACGAGCTCAACCTTCCACCAATGCAGCCAGGGTCATCGATTATGCCCGGCAAGGTCAATCCAGTTATTCCTGAGTTGGTCAGCCAGATTTGTTATCAGGTCATGGGTTACGATGCCGTTGTTTCTATGGCAGCCGAAGCCAGTGAACTGGAACTTTGCATGGCCGAACCGGTCATCGCTTTCGACCTGCTACACGGCATGATGATCCTTAAAAATGCCTGTGTAACCCTTGCTTCTCGTTGTATCGTTGGCATTGAGGCCAACCGCGATATCTGCCGTGGCTATGTGGAGAACAGTATCGGCCTGGTCACTGCGTTGGTACCAGTTATCGGTTACGAACAGTCAGCCGCTATTGCCAAGGAGGCTCTCAAAACAGGCGGCAGCGTCTATTCCCTGGTTCTAGAGAAAGGCCTGCTCTCTAAAGAACAACTCGATGAGATGCTGCGCCCTGAAAACATGACGGACCCCAGGGAAATCCCCGACAATAAGAACTAA
- a CDS encoding SagB/ThcOx family dehydrogenase has translation MKRISFLVRRLILPSLLSFPSLVDKKELHPISLPEPQIEGGRPLMQALKKRRSLRRFDPQSLPLPVLSNLLWAALGVNRVKQGKRTAPTARNRQEIDIYIVMTDGVYEYDAKSHCLRPVLGVDIRAIAGRSRFVSEAPISLVYVAEMGLFDQKNESDKILYSAADTGFVSQNVYLFCASEGLATCVYGDIDRDSLAKAMKLDPTQKIILGQSIGFLAAPELSG, from the coding sequence ATGAAACGGATCTCTTTTTTGGTGCGACGCTTGATATTACCAAGTCTACTGTCATTCCCCTCCTTAGTTGACAAGAAGGAATTACACCCGATCTCTTTACCTGAGCCTCAAATTGAAGGGGGCAGGCCTTTGATGCAAGCTCTGAAAAAACGAAGGTCATTGAGGCGCTTCGACCCGCAATCGCTGCCATTGCCAGTGCTCTCCAACCTACTTTGGGCAGCGTTGGGTGTCAATCGAGTCAAGCAGGGAAAACGTACCGCTCCCACGGCTAGGAATAGACAAGAAATCGATATTTACATTGTTATGACTGATGGTGTCTATGAGTATGATGCCAAGAGCCATTGTCTCAGACCGGTTTTGGGTGTTGATATCCGGGCGATAGCCGGGCGAAGCAGATTTGTAAGCGAAGCGCCTATCAGCTTAGTTTATGTTGCCGAAATGGGACTTTTCGATCAAAAAAATGAGTCTGATAAAATTCTCTATTCAGCGGCTGACACAGGGTTTGTTAGTCAAAACGTCTATCTCTTTTGTGCATCAGAAGGGCTGGCGACCTGCGTGTATGGCGATATTGACAGGGACTCTTTGGCAAAAGCGATGAAGCTAGACCCCACGCAAAAAATTATTCTTGGCCAATCAATAGGGTTCCTCGCAGCGCCAGAGCTATCTGGGTAA
- the ppsA gene encoding phosphoenolpyruvate synthase, protein MTTNKNLIRWYEELDRSDVSVVGGKNASLGELTAALKESGIHVPAGFATTADAYRQFLTTNRLEDPIGVALAAYRERKQSLSQIGEAIRRLILRSTWPEQLATEIITAYRELSRRNEREEIDVAVRSSATAEDLPEASFAGQQETFLNISGETELLEACRKCYASLFTDRAISYRDIHGFDHLQVALSIGVQAMVRSDLAGAGVMFTLDTETGFPGVVVIDAAWGLGENVVQGTVNPDNYLVFKPLLAWPDLTPILRKKLGNKEKKLVYSRATGHSTRNLDTAANERHAFVLEDAEILQLARWATAIEKHYGQPMDIEWAKDGNSGKLFIVQARPETVQTRGKAGVLHNYHLCESGRLLLTGLAIGEAITSGPVQVIKSSNEIDRFNEGSILVTSITDPDWVPIMKKASGIITDHGGRTSHAAIVSRELGIAAVVGTSHCTAELKNGQEVTLSCAEGDQGKIYAGRLKFAEEEIHLDELPTIRTRIMLNLATPSAAFRWWRLPCRGVGLARMEFIINNIIKAHPMALVEYDQLEDKVARKQIRALTRGYTDKTEYFVDQLAQGLAVIAASQYPEPVIVRMSDFKTNEYAELIGGRQFEFAEENPMLGFRGASRYYSDRYRAGFALECAAIKRVRENIGLGNVIVMIPFCRTLDEADKVLEEMATNGLVRGEKGLEIYVMVELPSNVILAEQFAARFDGFSIGSNDLTQLTLGVDRDSEILKELFDERDPAIKALISQAICSAKQTGTKIGICGQAPSDFPDFAAFLVENGIDSISLNPDSVIGVIRRLAKEEERLAAN, encoded by the coding sequence ATGACGACCAACAAGAACCTGATCCGCTGGTACGAAGAGCTGGATCGGAGTGATGTGTCAGTGGTAGGTGGCAAGAATGCCTCTCTTGGTGAGTTGACGGCAGCACTCAAGGAGAGCGGTATCCATGTACCGGCCGGTTTCGCAACCACGGCAGACGCCTACCGGCAGTTCCTGACAACCAACCGGCTAGAAGATCCGATCGGCGTTGCCCTTGCCGCTTACCGCGAGCGCAAGCAATCGCTGTCGCAGATCGGCGAAGCTATCCGTCGCCTGATCCTCCGCAGCACTTGGCCCGAGCAACTTGCCACGGAGATCATCACGGCTTATCGAGAGCTTAGCCGCCGAAACGAACGTGAAGAGATCGATGTGGCGGTTCGCAGCAGTGCCACGGCTGAGGACCTTCCTGAGGCAAGCTTTGCCGGCCAACAGGAGACCTTCCTCAACATCTCCGGCGAAACCGAACTGCTCGAAGCCTGCCGCAAGTGCTACGCTTCGCTTTTCACCGACAGGGCGATCAGCTACCGGGACATCCACGGCTTCGATCACCTGCAGGTAGCGCTGTCAATCGGCGTGCAGGCCATGGTGCGCAGCGATCTGGCGGGGGCCGGGGTGATGTTCACGTTGGACACCGAGACCGGCTTCCCCGGCGTGGTGGTAATCGATGCTGCCTGGGGACTGGGCGAAAATGTCGTACAGGGCACCGTTAACCCGGACAACTACCTGGTGTTCAAACCACTTCTTGCCTGGCCGGATTTGACACCGATATTGCGTAAGAAACTAGGCAACAAGGAGAAGAAGCTGGTTTACTCCCGCGCAACCGGCCACTCAACTCGCAACCTTGATACCGCCGCAAATGAGCGTCACGCCTTTGTGCTGGAGGATGCCGAAATCCTGCAGCTCGCACGCTGGGCAACGGCCATCGAAAAACACTACGGTCAACCGATGGACATCGAGTGGGCCAAGGACGGAAACAGCGGAAAGCTGTTCATAGTTCAGGCCCGTCCGGAGACGGTCCAGACCCGCGGCAAGGCCGGAGTTCTGCACAACTACCATCTTTGCGAATCTGGCCGGTTGCTGCTCACCGGCCTTGCCATCGGCGAGGCAATCACCTCAGGCCCTGTTCAGGTGATCAAAAGCAGCAACGAGATAGATCGTTTCAATGAAGGCAGCATCCTGGTCACGAGCATAACCGACCCCGACTGGGTGCCGATCATGAAGAAGGCTTCCGGCATCATCACAGACCACGGTGGTCGCACCTCGCATGCTGCAATCGTCAGCCGTGAGCTTGGCATTGCTGCAGTGGTCGGAACCAGCCACTGCACCGCCGAACTCAAGAACGGACAGGAGGTGACCCTTTCCTGCGCAGAAGGCGACCAAGGCAAGATCTACGCAGGCCGGCTCAAATTTGCTGAAGAGGAGATCCACCTCGATGAACTGCCGACTATCCGCACCCGAATTATGCTCAACCTCGCCACACCGTCAGCAGCCTTCCGCTGGTGGCGGCTGCCCTGTCGCGGGGTCGGCTTGGCGCGGATGGAATTCATCATTAACAACATCATCAAGGCCCATCCCATGGCGCTGGTAGAGTACGACCAGCTCGAGGACAAGGTCGCCAGGAAGCAAATCCGCGCACTGACACGCGGCTATACCGACAAGACTGAGTACTTCGTCGACCAACTCGCCCAAGGGCTCGCGGTGATCGCCGCCAGCCAGTATCCGGAGCCTGTCATCGTACGTATGAGCGACTTCAAGACCAACGAGTACGCCGAGCTGATCGGCGGTCGCCAGTTCGAGTTTGCCGAGGAGAACCCGATGCTTGGCTTCCGTGGCGCTTCGCGCTACTATAGCGACCGCTACCGCGCAGGCTTCGCCCTGGAATGTGCCGCCATCAAGCGGGTCCGAGAAAACATCGGGCTGGGCAACGTGATCGTAATGATTCCCTTCTGCCGCACCCTGGACGAGGCGGACAAGGTCCTCGAGGAGATGGCAACGAACGGCTTGGTGCGTGGTGAGAAGGGGTTGGAAATCTACGTCATGGTCGAGCTCCCTTCAAACGTGATTCTCGCTGAGCAATTCGCTGCCCGTTTCGACGGCTTCTCAATCGGCTCCAACGATCTGACCCAACTCACGCTCGGCGTCGACCGAGATTCGGAAATTCTCAAAGAGCTGTTCGACGAACGCGATCCGGCGATTAAGGCATTGATCAGCCAGGCGATCTGTAGCGCCAAGCAGACCGGCACCAAGATCGGCATCTGTGGCCAGGCGCCGAGCGACTTCCCTGATTTCGCGGCATTTCTGGTAGAAAATGGTATTGATTCTATCTCACTTAACCCAGACAGCGTGATCGGTGTAATACGTCGACTGGCCAAGGAGGAAGAGCGACTGGCAGCAAACTAA